From Paenibacillus sp. PvR098:
AGCAAACGCCCTTGTTCATCCACTAGCCCTTGAATTTTTTGCTTTTCATGATATTCATAGGCTTCTAGTACAAGCTGAGAGTCCAGGTTGAACATTTTGGTGAGTGCATTGATTACCGGCAGCCATCCATCCGGTAAAATACGTTTGAAGTGGCTTGTTGCCAAATCAAGATACAGCATATACGTTCCCAGGTACCATTGCGTCGTCAAGCCGATCCGCGAGTGCACCTGGCCTATAAAAATCCTTCTTTCTATAAATGCATCATCTATTGTACCTGAGGTTAGCGAAAGGAAATACCATCGCTGGGATTCCTTTAATCGATCAATCGTACTGTGGGTTTCAATGATTCGCCTAAGTTCCGGACGCTGCATAATCCGTTCATAAAGCTCGTCAACTAATGCATAAACTACATCTTTGAAGGCTTTTTCTCTGCTATGCAAGAGCTGTAAATCATCATTTGTGATGCCAATGTAATCCAGCTGCTGCTTGCGTACCTCTGATAGATTATTCATGATGATCCCCTCTACATAATGTGATATATTAGAATAGGATTCGATATCCGAATCTAATTTCCTTCCACTAAAATATGAAAAAAATGATCAGCTCGCACGATGGCGTTACAGCCCCATATCAAGTCATCTCGCTTAGATGGAGCGGGACCCTCATTTCCGCTTGACTAAAGCAAAGGTTCGGCATATAATAAACAAAAAGTACAACAGAGTTATCGGCTATGAAGAGGACGAAGTTATAAGGGCTCTTATGTTCAGAGAGCGGCGGAGATGCTGAGACCAATGCCATTAATCCCTTATGTACGAGCTCACCTCGGAGCTGTTTTCCTGAAAAGCGCGGCGCCTTTAAAGCGTCATGGGTACTAGGGAGAATCGGAGTGGCACACGTTACCGTGCCGAGGGTAAGCGACGCGCCTGCTAGCGGCGTGCATTACCTGCTAAGGTTATTTGCTGTGAGGCATTTGACAAATCTGGGTGGTACCACGGAAGATCAACCCCTTTCGTCCCGTCAGACGCTATTGTTGCGTTTGGGGCGAGAGGGGTTTTTTAGTTGTTGTCGGACTTTTTGAGAGGAGGGCTATACATGATCGTTCAAACCAAACAAAAGTCGAAGGAGCAGCTGCACGAAGAGCTGCTGAAGCCAGATACCATTACAGGATCGGAGATGCTGCTGCGCAGCTTGCTGCTGGAGGACGTGGATTGCGTCTTTGGCTATCCGGGTGGAGCGGTTTTATATATTTACGATGCGATGCACGGCAATTCGGATTTCAACCATTTGCTGACGCGTCATGAACAGGGTGCGATTCACGCGGCAGACGGCTATGCCCGTTCAACCGGGAAGGTAGGCGTATGTATCGCTACTTCCGGGCCGGGAGCGACGAATCTTGTCACCGGTATTGCTACAGCATACATGGACTCGGTTCCGCTTGTTGTCATCACAGGCAACGTAGCGACGACAGTGATCGGTACGGATGCCTTCCAAGAAGCGGATATTACCGGCATCACGATGCCGATCACGAAGCACAGCTATTTGGTGCGCGATGTGAAGGATTTGCCTCGTATTATTAAAGAAGCGTTCCATATTGCTTCGACCGGCCGTAAAGGACCGGTGCTGATCGACATTCCGAAGGATGTATCGAACGACACGGCGGCGTTCTATTATCCGGAAAATGTGGAGATCCGCGGGTACCACCCGACATTGCATCCTAACAAGCTTCAGGTGGACCGCATGCTGGAGGCGATTGCAGAAAGTGAGCGCCCCGTCATTATCGCCGGCGGCGGTATCGTCTACGCCGATGCGTCCAAAGAACTGATTGAGTTCGTGGAAAAAACCCGTATTCCCGTTACCACTACCCTGCTTGGCTTGGGGGGCTTCCCAAGTGCGCATGACCTTTGGCTTGGGATGCCGGGGATGCACGGGACGTACGCAGCCAATCATGCGCTGCAGAATTGCGATCTGCTGATCGGCATTGGCGCAAGGTTTGATGACCGCGTGACGATGAAGGTGAACGGCTTTGCTCCTAAAGCAAAGAAAATCGTCCACATTGACGTCGATCCGGCGGAAATAGGCAAAATCGTTGAAACGGCGATTCCGGTTGTTGGAGACGTGAAAACGGTGCTCCAGCTGGCTAACCTGAAAGCGAAACCGTCCAAATCGGAACAGTGGATCGGGTGGAATCAAGAAAACAAGAAGAACTTCCCGCTGAGCTATCAAGATTCGGATACGGAGCTGAAGCCGCAGTATGTGATCGAAATGATCAATGATACGACCAAGGGCGAAGCGATTGTGACGACCGATGTAGGGCAGCACCAAATGTGGACGGCACAGTACTACAAGTTCAATCATCCGCGTTCTTGGATCACTTCCGGAGGTCTGGGAACAATGGGCTTTGGCTTCCCTTCGGCGATCGGTGCGCAGGTGGCTCATCCGGATCGGCTGGTCGTTTCCATCAACGGCGATGGCGGCATGCAAATGTGCTCGCAGGAGTTAGCGATTTGCGCGATTAACAAGATCCCGGTCAAGATTGTCGTTATCAACAATCAGGTGTTGGGTATGGTTCGCCAGTGGCAGGAGCTTATCTACGATAATCGTTACAGTCATATCGATCTTGCCGGCAGCCCGGACTTTGTGAAATTGGCCGAAGCTTACGGCGTGAAGGGTCTTAGAGCTTCGAATAAAGAAGATGCCCGCCGTGTATGGCAGGAAGCGCTGGACACCCCGGGTCCGGTGCTCGTCGAATTTGTCGTGCGCAAAGAGGAGAACGTGTTTCCGATGGTAACGCAGGGCTCGACGATAGACCAAATGATAATGGGGGATTCGTAAATGACTCGCAAACACACCATATCCGTTCTAGTGAATAATCAGCCCGGTGTGCTGCAGCGTGTATCTGGTCTGTTCGGCCGCCGGGGCTTCAATATCGAGAGCATCACTGTCGGCGAGTCCGAGGAAAAGGGCCTGTCTCGAATGATTATCGTTACTACTGGTGATGATAATACGCTGGAGCAAGTATCGAAACAGCTTTACAAGCTGGTCGATGTCATCAAAGTCGTCGATCTGAGTTCGAATCCCATGGTTGCGCGTGAGCTCGCCTTGATCAAGGTCAATGCGGAGCCTGGCATCCGTCCTGAGATTCTCGGCGTGGTTGAGACATTCCGTGCAGCCATCGTTGACATCGGTCCGAACACGCTGGTCGTGCAGGTGGTTGGCGATTCAGAGAAAATCGACGCGATGACCGAGCTGCTGAAGCCTTACGGCATTAAGGAGCTGTCCCGGACAGGCGTAACGGCGATGATTCGAGGCATGGTGAAATAACCGTTTGAAGATATTCAAGTAATCGTAGTACAATGTTCTGTGAGCGGGGGCTCAAGCGGATGACAATAGCAGGAAGGTCAATGTGGTCCGCTTCAGCACCCGCTCACAGGGTTTTATATTAAAGGAGGAGCTATTATCCATGGCTGTAACAATGTATTATGAAAAAGATGCTGATTTAAACGTATTAAAGGGTAAAACAATCGCCATTATCGGCTACGGAAGCCAAGGCCACGCGCAAGCGCAAAACCTGCGTGACAGCGGTCTTAAAGTTATTATCGGTCTTCGTCAAGGTCGTTCCTTCGACCAGGCGAAAAACGACGGCTTCGAAGTATTCTCCGTTGCGGAAGCGACCAAGCTTGCAGACGTGGTTCAAATCCTGATGCCGGATGAAACTCAAGCGAGCGTTTACAAGAATGAAATCGAACCGAACCTGAAGCAAGGAGCAACAATCTTGTTCTCCCACGGCTTTAACGTTCATTTCGGTCAGATCAATCCGTCTGCGGACAAAGACGTTCTGCTTGTAGCACCAAAATCCCCGGGTCACATGGTACGCCGTGTATACGTGGAAGGCTTCGGTGTTCCTGGTCTGATCGCAGTGCACCAGAATGCTACAGGTCAAGCTCAAGCTATCGGCTTGGCTTATGCTAAAGGTATCGGTTGTACACGTGCAGGCGTGATTGAAACCTCTTTCCGTGAAGAAACGGAAACTGACCTGTTCGGTGAGCAAGCTGTTCTTTGCGGCGGCGCATCTGAGCTGGTTAAAGCCGGATTTGAAACGCTGGTAGAAGCTGGGTATGCTCCTGAGATGGCTTACTTCGAGTGCTTGCACGAGCTGAAGTTGATCGTGGATCTGATGTACGAAGGTGGTCTGGCTGGTATGAGACATTCCATCTCCAACACAGCAGAGTACGGTGACTATGTAACCGGACCTCGCATCATCACTGACGAGACGAAGCAAGAAATGAAGCGCGTTCTTTCCGATATCCAACAAGGCAAGTTTGCTCGCGACTTTATTCTCGAGAACCAATCCGGTCGTGCGTTCCTCACGGCTACTCGCCGTCTGGAATCCGAGCATCCGCTGGAGCAAGTCGGTTCCCAACTGCGTGAACTGATGCACTGGATTAAGAAGTAATTAACAAACAACGAATGTTGAGCGGCTTAAGGTCGGCTTGGGAACAGCGTGGGGAACGGACGGCAGGGCATGTTCGTTCCCGGACGGTTCCCTGGCTGTACCTTTTTCTGCTTTAATAAAGTAGTTAAATTATGATAAAGCGCAGGTGAGACGGCATGAGAAAAATTTATATTTTCGATACGACGCTGCGCGACGGCGAGCAATCGCCGGGCGTGAATCTGAACATGCAAGAGAAGGTGGAAATCGCCCTTCAGCTGGAGAAGCTAGGCGTAGACCGGATTGAAGCCGGATTTCCGGCGGCCTCTCCAGGAGACTTGGCGGGCGTGAACGCCGTAGCTAGAGCGGTGAAGAATGCTACAATCGTGGGCCTTTCGCGCTCTCGTGAGCAGGACATTGATGCAGTACGCGAAGCGCTTAAAGATGCGCAGGACCCGTGCTTGCATTTGTTCCTTGCCAGCTCTCCGATTCACCGGAAGCATAAGCTGAAGATGGAGAAGTATCAGGTGCTGGAGACGGCAGAAGCGGCCATCCGGTATGCCAAGAAATACTTTAATAAAATTGAGTTTTCTCCTGAGGATGCCGGACGTACTGAGCTGGACTTCTTGTGCGAAGTGACGGAGATGGCCATTCGTGCAGGCGCTACGGTCGTGAATATTCCGGATACCGTAGGGTATATGACGCCTTACGAGTTCGGTAATATCTTCAAGACGCTGAAGGAAAACGTGCCGGGTATCGAGAAGATTCAGCTCAGCGCACACTGTCACGATGACCTCGGCATGGCTACGGCTAATGCGCTCGCGGCCATCTTGAATGGAGCCGATCAAATCGAGGGAACGATTAACGGTATCGGGGAGCGGGCCGGCAATACGGCGATCGAGGAAGTGGCGCTGGCGCTGGAGACGCGTCAGGAGTTCTACCAGGCGAAGACATCGCTTACGCTGTCCGAAATCGCCCGTACGAGCCGTTTGGTCAGCAAACTGACAGGTATGATTGTGCCGGGTAATAAAGCTATTGTTGGAGCTAATGCGTTTGCACACGAATCGGGTATTCACCAAGACGGGATGCTTAAGGAAAAGACGACGTACGAAATCATGTCGCCTGAGACTATCGGTCTGAAGGAAAGCAAGCTGACGCTCGGGAAGCTGTCCGGCCGCCATGCGTTCCGTGAGAAGCTGGTAGATCTCGGCTATGACCTGAGCGATGAGCAGCTCAATGCGGCGTTCGCCAAATTCAAGGATTTGGCCGATAAGAAGAAGAACGTGACGGACGAGGATATCTTGGCCTTGATCGAGGAGAAGCTGATCGAAACGCCGGAAGTGTTCGCACTCGAGACGATTCAAGTCTCTTACGGCAACCAATCGACACCGACAGCAACGATTCGCTTGAAGACAATTGAAGGCGAAATGCTGGAAGAAGTAGCGTTAGGCAACGGTTCCGTCGACGCTATCCTCAATGCGATCGATAAAGCAACGAAGGAAGAGGTCGAGCTTGAAGATTACTCGATCCAATCGGTCACGCAAGGCAAGGATGCGCTCGGTGAGGTACACGTGGTACTGAAACAAGGCGATTACTCCGTACAGGGGCGCGGCGTAAGCACCGATATTCTCGAAGCAAGCGCGCGTGCGTACGTGGATGCGATCAACCGGTTGATCGAGAAACGGAAATCACCGGCACGCAGCCGCGATAATGTTTCTTTGATCTAAACGATGTTCGTAACGCAGCAGAACCTCCATTTCTTCAGGAGCAAGCTTGAAGAAATGGAGGTTTTCTTGTAAGTTCGCGGCCACGAATCACTGCCTTAGGGGCGTAAAATCACTGTATAAGGCGTATGGGGGAAGATAAGGCGTGAGAGGTCGTTAACAGGAACCGAAAGAACAGGCTATGCAATGCGGCGGCGCTGCAATAACGAAAAAGCCCGTCCGGTTTCAGATGCTTTCCGGACGGGCATTCATTATCAGTGTGCGGCGGCGGTCTTCATGCGCTGCAGCGCATGGTCAAGCCGGTCGAAAGCAAGGGTCATATCCTCGCTGTTGGTGTGAGTAAAGTTCAGGCGCATTGTGTTCGTTTGCGGATTGTCCGCAAAGAAGCTGATTCCCGGCACGAAGGCGACGCCTTCCTCGACGGCCAGCTTGAGCAGCTCCTGCGTATCGACCCCTTGCGGCATCTCCACCCAGATAAACATGCCGCCCTTCGGCTCGTTCCAGTGTACACCCTCCCAGTTTTTGGCCTGCAGCAAGCTGACCATTTTGCGCATCTGGGACTCATACTGCGTCCGAATCAGGTCAATGTGCGCGTATAAGTCAAACTGCTGGAATAGCTCGTGCAGTGCCTGCTGGTCCATGGTGCTGGAGTGCAGATCCGCAGCCTGCTTCGCGCGGGTCATATGGAGGATCACGTTCTCGTCGCCGACAACCCATCCGGTGCGGAGTGCCGGAGCCACGATCTTGGAGAAGGTGCTCGTGTACATGACCGCTCCTCCGCTCGGACCGTCGTCTAGCGAATAGATGGACGGGAAGGCTTCGGCGTCACCGAAACGCAGCTCTCCGTAAGGGTCGTCTTCCAGAATGAGCACGCCGTTTGATTTGCAGAGGTTCAGCGTGCCTTGACGGCGCTCCAAGCTCCACGCTTTGCCTGTCGGATTCGCGAACGTTGGAATAACATACACCATCTTGGGTTGGTGTTCCTTAATTTTGCGCTCCAGATCCTCCAAATTCATTCCGTCGTCATCGCAATCTACGGAAACGAGCTTGGCTTTGTGAGATTGAAACACTTGAATGGCAGCAAGATAAGTCGGTTTTTCGACCAGAATAACGTCACCCGGGTCGATATAGATTCGAGTCAGTAAATCGATCGCCTGCTGAGAGCCCGTGGTCAGCAGCATGTTCTCTATACCGGCTTTGATGCCTTTGCGCTCCAGATGTTTCGAAATGCTCTCACGAAGCGGCGTGTAGCCCTCGGTAAGACCGTACTGCAAAACGGATTTTCCGCCTTGCTCAAACACGCGCGAGAATGCATCGCGCACCGCTTCAAGCGGGAAATACTGCTCGTTGGGGAGTCCTCCGGCGAGCGAAATGATCGAGCGTCCCTGCGTCAGCTTGAGAATTTCACGCACGGCTGAAGATTTAAAGC
This genomic window contains:
- a CDS encoding globin-coupled sensor protein: MNNLSEVRKQQLDYIGITNDDLQLLHSREKAFKDVVYALVDELYERIMQRPELRRIIETHSTIDRLKESQRWYFLSLTSGTIDDAFIERRIFIGQVHSRIGLTTQWYLGTYMLYLDLATSHFKRILPDGWLPVINALTKMFNLDSQLVLEAYEYHEKQKIQGLVDEQGRLLQGISSAVQELVSMMVELSRSSQSVANSAIRSAESQEKSHDMVQELTTEVKQIQTMGSLIQEISDQTHLLGLNAAIEAARAGEHGRGFEVVANEVRKLASGSKGALGQIQAKLGTISRLLKEVEHESKQTTTQAQTQAASAEELSSFVQMIEKVTADLDQLQST
- the ilvB gene encoding biosynthetic-type acetolactate synthase large subunit — translated: MIVQTKQKSKEQLHEELLKPDTITGSEMLLRSLLLEDVDCVFGYPGGAVLYIYDAMHGNSDFNHLLTRHEQGAIHAADGYARSTGKVGVCIATSGPGATNLVTGIATAYMDSVPLVVITGNVATTVIGTDAFQEADITGITMPITKHSYLVRDVKDLPRIIKEAFHIASTGRKGPVLIDIPKDVSNDTAAFYYPENVEIRGYHPTLHPNKLQVDRMLEAIAESERPVIIAGGGIVYADASKELIEFVEKTRIPVTTTLLGLGGFPSAHDLWLGMPGMHGTYAANHALQNCDLLIGIGARFDDRVTMKVNGFAPKAKKIVHIDVDPAEIGKIVETAIPVVGDVKTVLQLANLKAKPSKSEQWIGWNQENKKNFPLSYQDSDTELKPQYVIEMINDTTKGEAIVTTDVGQHQMWTAQYYKFNHPRSWITSGGLGTMGFGFPSAIGAQVAHPDRLVVSINGDGGMQMCSQELAICAINKIPVKIVVINNQVLGMVRQWQELIYDNRYSHIDLAGSPDFVKLAEAYGVKGLRASNKEDARRVWQEALDTPGPVLVEFVVRKEENVFPMVTQGSTIDQMIMGDS
- the ilvN gene encoding acetolactate synthase small subunit, with amino-acid sequence MTRKHTISVLVNNQPGVLQRVSGLFGRRGFNIESITVGESEEKGLSRMIIVTTGDDNTLEQVSKQLYKLVDVIKVVDLSSNPMVARELALIKVNAEPGIRPEILGVVETFRAAIVDIGPNTLVVQVVGDSEKIDAMTELLKPYGIKELSRTGVTAMIRGMVK
- the ilvC gene encoding ketol-acid reductoisomerase; translation: MAVTMYYEKDADLNVLKGKTIAIIGYGSQGHAQAQNLRDSGLKVIIGLRQGRSFDQAKNDGFEVFSVAEATKLADVVQILMPDETQASVYKNEIEPNLKQGATILFSHGFNVHFGQINPSADKDVLLVAPKSPGHMVRRVYVEGFGVPGLIAVHQNATGQAQAIGLAYAKGIGCTRAGVIETSFREETETDLFGEQAVLCGGASELVKAGFETLVEAGYAPEMAYFECLHELKLIVDLMYEGGLAGMRHSISNTAEYGDYVTGPRIITDETKQEMKRVLSDIQQGKFARDFILENQSGRAFLTATRRLESEHPLEQVGSQLRELMHWIKK
- a CDS encoding 2-isopropylmalate synthase, which produces MRKIYIFDTTLRDGEQSPGVNLNMQEKVEIALQLEKLGVDRIEAGFPAASPGDLAGVNAVARAVKNATIVGLSRSREQDIDAVREALKDAQDPCLHLFLASSPIHRKHKLKMEKYQVLETAEAAIRYAKKYFNKIEFSPEDAGRTELDFLCEVTEMAIRAGATVVNIPDTVGYMTPYEFGNIFKTLKENVPGIEKIQLSAHCHDDLGMATANALAAILNGADQIEGTINGIGERAGNTAIEEVALALETRQEFYQAKTSLTLSEIARTSRLVSKLTGMIVPGNKAIVGANAFAHESGIHQDGMLKEKTTYEIMSPETIGLKESKLTLGKLSGRHAFREKLVDLGYDLSDEQLNAAFAKFKDLADKKKNVTDEDILALIEEKLIETPEVFALETIQVSYGNQSTPTATIRLKTIEGEMLEEVALGNGSVDAILNAIDKATKEEVELEDYSIQSVTQGKDALGEVHVVLKQGDYSVQGRGVSTDILEASARAYVDAINRLIEKRKSPARSRDNVSLI
- a CDS encoding PLP-dependent aminotransferase family protein, which gives rise to MNYHFSDTIDSFKSSAVREILKLTQGRSIISLAGGLPNEQYFPLEAVRDAFSRVFEQGGKSVLQYGLTEGYTPLRESISKHLERKGIKAGIENMLLTTGSQQAIDLLTRIYIDPGDVILVEKPTYLAAIQVFQSHKAKLVSVDCDDDGMNLEDLERKIKEHQPKMVYVIPTFANPTGKAWSLERRQGTLNLCKSNGVLILEDDPYGELRFGDAEAFPSIYSLDDGPSGGAVMYTSTFSKIVAPALRTGWVVGDENVILHMTRAKQAADLHSSTMDQQALHELFQQFDLYAHIDLIRTQYESQMRKMVSLLQAKNWEGVHWNEPKGGMFIWVEMPQGVDTQELLKLAVEEGVAFVPGISFFADNPQTNTMRLNFTHTNSEDMTLAFDRLDHALQRMKTAAAH